In the genome of Elephas maximus indicus isolate mEleMax1 chromosome 6, mEleMax1 primary haplotype, whole genome shotgun sequence, one region contains:
- the TEX44 gene encoding testis-expressed protein 44 yields MTTKPSGEAEATNNPLHGTPEASLGTVADTQSTDSTAEGSPNQASSTSAPADQQDVSQASAQPVASEAKSKSGGVPEESKRPKEVKFLLLDQAPFALQASTSLQNTSVVKPVQEAKTSNSQLTLLQHILVKEETPQTQDVPSGKLGLTPPTPSAETQPTESPAGQPDLDTNAVSPATQPAGGAKDQPDTQAAGNTETTQEQPGDPEASSPLVDSSDEPQAQSFSLSQGCSTPASPALHPVALGRRPLDSNLYMANEENNYMRSMTSLLGGGEGSISSLADILVWSETTMGMATGFLGSGHASVTDLLQGTGPSLRSASSILDSASLAFSSGLVAGTGSALRSVIHMLETVERRTIEGIRSAVRFLTSHLTPPRAPAGPSCD; encoded by the coding sequence ATGACCACCAAGCCCTCGGGAGAGGCCGAAGCCACCAACAACCCCCTACATGGCACTCCCGAGGCCTCCTTGGGCACCGTGGCAGACACCCAGTCTACGGACAGTACAGCAGAAGGGTCCCCAAACCAGGCAAGTAGCACCTCGGCACCAGCTGACCAGCAGGATGTAAGTCAGGCCTCTGCCCAGCCAGTGGCCTCAGAAGCCAAGTCGAAGTCAGGGGGTGTCCCAGAGGAGAGCAAGAGGCCCAAAGAGGTCAAATTTCTGCTCCTCGACCAAGCTCCATTTGCTCTGCAAGCGTCCACAAGCCTCCAGAACACATCAGTGGTTAAGCCAGTTCAAGAGGCAAAGACGAGCAACAGCCAGCTGACTTTGCTACAGCACATCCTGGTTAAGGAAGAGACGCCACAAACTCAGGATGTCCCCAGCGGGAAGCTGGGATTAACTCCACCTACCCCAAGTGCTGAGACACAGCCCACTGAGAGCCCTGCTGGTCAACCCGACCTAGACACCAATGCCGTGAGTCCCGCCACCCAGCCCGCTGGAGGCGCCAAGGATCAGCCTGACACTCAGGCCGCTGGCAACACTGAGACCACTCAGGAGCAACCTGGGGACCCAGAGGCTTCAAGCCCTTTGGTGGACAGCTCAGATGAGCCACAGGCTCAGTCCTTTTCTTTGTCCCAAGGGTGCAGCACCCCCGCCTCACCTGCCTTGCACCCAGTGGCCCTGGGGAGGAGGCCCCTGGACTCCAACTTGTACATGGCCAATGAGGAGAACAACTACATGCGTTCCATGACCAGCTTGCTGGGCGGGGGTGAGGGCTCCATCAGCTCCCTGGCAGACATCCTGGTGTGGTCTGAGACCACTATGGGCATGGCCACGGGCTTCCTGGGCTCTGGCCACGCCTCTGTGACAGACCTGCTGCAGGGCACGGGGCCCAGCCTGCGCTCAGCCTCCAGCATCCTGGACAGTGCCAGCTTGGCCTTCTCCTCTGGGCTGGTGGCAGGCACGGGCTCAGCCCTGCGCTCAGTCATCCACATGCTGGAGACAGTAGAGCGGAGGACGATCGAGGGTATCCGATCAGCTGTGCGCTTCCTGACCAGCCACCTCACTCCACCTCGGGCCCCAGCTGGCCCCAGCTGTGACTAG